The following nucleotide sequence is from Paeniglutamicibacter kerguelensis.
GATTTGCGTGGAAAAGTTCCCGGTGAACAGGCGCCATGCACCGGGGGTCCGTCGATTGGGGTTTCCGACGCTGCCGACCAGATCGCCATTGAGGCGTCCCAGTCCGTTGTAGCCGAAGGTAAGTTCCAGGATCGAATTAGTCTGCGATCCGCCGATGTAGGGGCGGGTCGCTGCCGGCCAGAGTTCAACCAGGACCAGCCACCGTCCGGCCGCCACGGCCATGGCGGCCCCCGCGGCCAACAGATGCAAGACCCGTTGCCCCCACCGGACCCGGGCCGTCAGGAGGTAGGCGGCGGCAAACCCCGGAACAACCAGGAAAACCTGCATTTGCTTGGTCAGGAAACCCAGCCCGAGCAATGCCCCGGCCAGGAGCAGCCAGGACAGCGCCCTGCCGCCGATCGCCTGCAAGGCACGCAGCAGGCAGTAGGCGGCTGCCGTCATCAACAAAACCAGCAGGGCCTCGGGGTTGTTGTAGCGGAACATCAGCAACGCCACGGGAGTCAGGGCCAGCACCAATCCGGCCAGCAGGCCGGCCCGGCGCCCCGCCACACGGGTGACGGTCGCGTAGAGCAGGAAAACCGAGGCAATGCCCATGAGGACCTGGGGGACCAGGACCGAGTATGTGTTCAGGCCGAAGAAACGCACGCTCAGCGCGGGAATCCACAGCGAGGCGGGCGGCTTGTCGACCGTGATCGAATTGGCCCAGTCGAAGGAACCAAAGAGGAAAGCCGTCCAATCCTGAGCCCCTGCCTGTGCCGCGGCCGAGTAGTAGGCATTGGCCCATCCGTTGGCGCCGAGGTTCCAGAGGTAGAGCATCCCGGTGCCAACCAGCAGGGTTGCCAGGAGCAACCGGTCAAGCGGCCGGGTCCGGCCCGGTGCGGCATGCAACCCGCCCGGATGGCTTTTCGTGGCGCTTTGGCGGGAGTTGTGCGGGTGCGGGCCGTCTTCGCTTGCCGGTGCCCGGGTGCTCATCATGTTTCGGCCCTGTCCGTGGTGAGCAGCCGGTCCTTGATGGGCCGGCCGGGGCGTGGGAAGACCCAGTTCCGGAACAACACAAAGCGCAGCACGGTGGCCAACAGGTTGGCTGCCACCAGTGCGGCCAACTCGACTGTGGGCGGCGGCTCGGCCAACGCATGAAGGGCGAAGAGGGAACCCGCCGTCAGCGACCAGCCCAGCCCGAACACCACAAGTCCCTGCAGGTGGTGGGTGACAACGCCGGTGCTGCCCCGGATGCCGAAGGTGAAGAAACGGTTGGCGGCGGTGTTGCCGATGGCCGTTGTCAGCAACGCCACAAAGTTGGCCACCTGGGCGCCGGTGTATTGGCGCACCATCCAAAAAATCAGTATGTAGGCCAGTGTCGAGGCAATCCCGATGGCGCCGAAGCGGACAAGCTGGCTGAAAAGCGAGCGGGTGCCGGCCTGCGGCGGGATCCGCGAGAGCTCGTGCCTGACCGCGGCAATCGGGATGCGCCCGGTGCCCAGCGAGACTATCAGCCGTCCCACGCCGCGGAGGTCGCTTTTCGCGGTGTGCATCACGTCCACGCTGGAATTCGGGTCATCGATCCAGTCCACCGGGATTTCCGCCACTCGAAGCCCGGCCTGTTCGGCCAGCACCAGCAGTTCGGTGTCGAAGAACCACTCGTTGTCCTTGATCAAGGGCAGTAGCTGGTCGGCAACGTCGTGGCGCACGGCCTTGAAGCCGCATTGGGCATCGGTGAAGTGCGTGCCAAGTGCCGTGTGCAGGATCAGGTTGTAGCAGCGGGAAATGACATCACGCTTGGCGCCGCGTTGGATGTGTGAACCGTGGGCCAGCCGGGTCCCGATGGATACGTCCGAGTGTCCGCTGAGCAGCGGGGCTAGCAACGGACCCAGTGCCGCCAGATCCGTGGACAAATCCACGTCCATGTAGGCCAAAACCGGGGAGGGCGATTGCTGCCATACGGTGCGAAGCGCACGGCCACGGCCCTTTTCCGGAAGCCGGAAAGAATGTACCTCGGGAAACTCCCGGGCCAGCCGTTCGGCGATCAGCGGCGTGGAATCCGTGCTGGCATTGTCGGCGATGCTGATGCGCACGGCATAGGGAAGTTCGTCCTTGATGTATCCGTGCAGGCGCCGGATGCAGTTTTCGAGATCCTTCTCCTCGTTGTACACCGGTATGACGATGTCCACGGGTTCCGCCGGGGGCCCGAGCGCAATCGCCGATCGCGGGCGCACGTACGGCGCGGGGGATTCCTCGGCCAAGGGTTGAAACCTGATACGGGAACGCGTCATAGCATTACAGTGCCCCTCCAGCATGTGCTGAGTTCGGGACTCGCAGGGCGCGAAGTCCGTGATTCCGGGGGTAGTTCGTTGCAGTTGGATTGCTAGGTGTCCGCCCCAGTATAGGAACCCGACGCCCGGATTTGCCATGCCTTGCGGGCCCTGGAAACACTTTCAGCGCGTCCATGCAGGTGATGCCCGGGACAACGGGTTTAGTGCCGGATCGACGGCGGCTTGGGAAGACCGAAATCGCCAGGGGCGGGGCGGAAAGACTTGGGTCTTTGCTTTCGCACTTTGACAAGGGAGTCCAATTGTTCGGGGGATCCAACACCGCAAGGCCGGCCAAGCGGAAACTTGCCGCGGCGATTGCCACACTGCTGAGCGTCGGCATCGTGGCCACGGGCTGCACATCGGCGCCGGCGGCAGCAGCTGGCAAGAACGATTCGCGGGCAACCATCGTGCGGATCGTGGACGGCGACACCATCGTCGCCGAGGTGTCTGGCACCGAAACCACCATCCGGCTGTTGAATATCGACACCCCGGAAACCAAGGATCCAAACGAGCCCGTTCAGTGCCTCGGGCCCGAGTCCACCGAGTACATGAAGTCGCTGCTCGCGCCGGGGGACATGATCGACCTTGAATACGACGTGCAGCGCCTTGACCCGTACGGGCGCACGCTGGCCGGCGTGTACAAGGATGACAGCCTGGTCAACGCCGACATTGTTGCGGCCGGACTCGGAGTCGCGGTCCTTTACCAGCCAAACGAACGCTTTTACGCCGAGGTGAAGGCCGCCGAGCAAGACGCCCAAAACGCGGAACAGGGACTCTTCAGCCCGTCCATCGACTGCACGGTTCCGGCCATGGTCAACCAGGCGACCTCCGATTTGGAAGGGCTCGAGGAAGTCGATCCGGAATCGTCGGCGGCTGCGTGGACCGCCCTGGCCGTCGTCGCCGCTGCGGTGCTTGCGGGCAAGGCCAAGAAGGCGGCACTGGCGGCCTTGGACACGGGTGAAGACGGGGTCGCCGGCGCGGTGTGGGCTGCGCGCAAGGCCAAGCACCTGCCGCGGCTGGATGCGGCACTCAACCGGGCGACCGCCATGGAATCCAAGCTTGCCACGACCCGGATGGCAATGCAGGAATCCGAAAAGAAAGCGAAAGCTGCCAAGAAGGCCAAGGCAGAGGCCAAAGCTGAAGCCACACGAAAGGCCACAGCGGAACGCGAAGCGAAAGCCGATCGCAGGGCCGCTGCTGCCGCCAAGAAGGCGGCCCAGCGCAAGGCCGCGCTCAAGAAACGATACGTCGCGCCCAAGAAAACGTACCGTGCTCCGGTCCAAACGCGTAAGCCGAAGAGAAGCGGCGGCTCGTACGCAGGTTACACCGGGCCGCGCTGCTACGCGCCCGGTGGCAAGAGCTGGAAGCCCTGCGGATAGTCAACTTTCGGCAGTGTCTGGATGACTGAGCGCCTGTGGGGGCCGAGCCGTGTGGACGGCTCCGCCCCCATCCGTGTTCCTGCTAGGACCCGCGATTTCCGGGCACCGGAACCGCCGGCCGTTTCCATCGTGGATGAGCGCAGGTAAGGGTTCCAAAAGTTCGGACCCCGGGCATAGGGTTTTGATGGCAACTTTCGAACCCCGGCCCAGAAGGAACCTGACATGGCTACGTTTGACGATCGACAGAACACGGCACTGCTGGTCATCGACACACAGATCGACGTTGTTAAGGACGGCTATGAGCGAGACGCCGTCCTGGGCAACATCAGGGCACTGGTCGATGCCGCCCGCTCGGCGGGAACGCCCGTTATCTGGGTGCAGCACTCCGATCCGGAACTCAAACGAGGAACCCCCGGCTGGGAAATCGTGCCTGAGTTGGACCCCCGAGAGTCGGAGGCGCTGGTCCACAAGAACTATGGCGACTCGTTCGAGGCAACCGACCTCGAGGCCGTGCTGGCCGCGGCGGAGGTCGGTCACCTGGTGGTCGCCGGCGCCGAGAGCGATGCCTGCATCAGGTCAACCATCCACGGCGCATTCACGCGCGGCTACGACGTCACGCTCGTGGGCGATGCCCACACCGCGGGCGATCGCAGCCAATGGGGTGCCCCGCCTCCGGAGGCGGTCATCGCACACATGAACCTGTATTGGCAGTTTCAAAGTGCCCCGGAGCGCACGGCCGCCGTCGCCAAGACCGGCGACGTGGCCTTCGGCCGGTAGCGGCAGGCTCCCGCCGTCACCGGAGCTATTGCTAGCGGCGGCGGGCGGCCCACACGGTCCGGCTGCCGCGCAGCACCAGGTCAGTGCGGTGCTCAAGGCCTGCCGGGTTTTCCGTGTCCAGCAGTGCATCGATCGAGGCAAGGTCCCCGGGGGACAGCTTGTCTTCCAGCCCGGTTCGGGTCCTGCCTAGCCACAGCTGCGCATAGGGTGCCATGACCGCGGGCTCCGGGGCCAGCTCATAGGCGAAGGCCCGCTGTTCCACCTCAAAGCCCGCGGCTTCAAGCTGCTCCTGCCAGTCCGGATGGGAGTTCCAGCCCTGTGCGTCGATGAGCCGGTGGCAGCGCTCCTCAAGCCCTGGTTCTCCCCAGCCAATGTCGTCCGGCAGGAAACGCGGAAATGAATCCATCTCGATGACCGCAAACAACCCGCCGGGGTTCAGTGCCGCAAAGACCTCTGCGAACACCTTGTCCGGGTTCGCCACGTGGTGGATCGAGGAGGCAGCCCAAACCAGGCCCGCGGTCCCGACCGGCGGCCACTGGGCATCCAGGTCGGCGTGGACCCCGACGACCCGGCCGTCCAGCCCGCGTGCTTCGGCCTTGGCTGCCAGGCGTCCAAGCATGTGCTCCGAGTTGTCCACGGCGAACACCGTTGCCTTCTCGAAGCGTTCGGCCAGCGCCAGGGTGCCGGTTCCCGTGCCCGAGCCGAGGTCAACGATGGTTTCCGGGGCGCCGCCGAGCCCCGCGACCCAGTCTGTGATCTCCGCCAGGTGGGCGGCCTGCAGGGTGGCGTCCATGTCGAGCATCTCGGCCATCCTCTCGTCGTCGGATGGATCGTGCGAGTGGCCGTGGCCGTGGGTATGCCCGTGCGAAGAAGTTGCGCCGTGCTCGTGCGGGTGCTGGCCGTGCGGGTGCTGGCCGTGCGGGTGCTGGGAATGAGTCATGTACCAAGCGTAGGCATGACCGACAGAATCAGTCCCAAAATTTTGCCAAAACGGCAAAAACCGCGAGTGCTAAGTCGGCGATGGCCGCGGTCGGCGAGCGCTTCCGGCGCCTGCCCGGTTCGAGCTGCCTCGGGTTCTGCCCGCACAGGGGCTCCCGCCCCTTGTTTGCCGCGTCCCACGGTGCTAAACAGGTGGACTATACGGTGCCCGCTAAATGGTGCTCCGGTTCTCCCATGGTTTTGCGTGCCGGGAACGGAAACCTCCAGGGCCTTGGAATCACTAGCCGGTGCTCGGCAGCCCGGTGAAGGATGTGCGCGGAGATGGCAAACAAACCCCTGAAAGACGATCCAACCGATGAGTTCCTGGAAGTGGGCCCGCCGAAGACGAGCGCCGTCGGAATCCCCAGCCTGCTGGCATCCATCCCGCTGGCTCTCAATGAGATGGGGCCGCAACGGGCACTGAAGACCCTTTTGCACATGAACCACAAGGACGGGTTCGACTGCATGAGTTGCGCCTGGCCGGATCCTCCCCACCGCAAGGTGGCCGAGTTCTGCGAAAACGGTGCCAAGGCGGTGAGCTGGGAAGCGGATCCGCTGAAGGTTCCGCGCTCGTTCTGGGAGGAGCACTCGGTGACCGAGCTGCGCGGGCGCAGCGAGTACTGGCTGGGCCAGCAGGGGCGGCTGGTCGAGCCGGTCTACAAGGCCGCCGGACAGGACCACTACCGGCCCATTTCCTGGGACAACGCCTTTGGCATCATCGCCCGTGAGCTCAATGCCCTGCCTTCCCCGGACGAAGCGACGTTTTACACCAGCGGGCGGGCCAGCAACGAGGCGGCCTTCACCTACCAGCTGTTCGTGCGGGCCTTCGGCACC
It contains:
- a CDS encoding ArnT family glycosyltransferase; this encodes MMSTRAPASEDGPHPHNSRQSATKSHPGGLHAAPGRTRPLDRLLLATLLVGTGMLYLWNLGANGWANAYYSAAAQAGAQDWTAFLFGSFDWANSITVDKPPASLWIPALSVRFFGLNTYSVLVPQVLMGIASVFLLYATVTRVAGRRAGLLAGLVLALTPVALLMFRYNNPEALLVLLMTAAAYCLLRALQAIGGRALSWLLLAGALLGLGFLTKQMQVFLVVPGFAAAYLLTARVRWGQRVLHLLAAGAAMAVAAGRWLVLVELWPAATRPYIGGSQTNSILELTFGYNGLGRLNGDLVGSVGNPNRRTPGAWRLFTGNFSTQISWLIPAALILLAGTIWILWGTRAWRNRPGREFLGLVIAYGTWLVGTGLVFSFMQGTIHHYYSAALAPPVAALVGMGAWLMWKNRNRPVAMLALAASIVAAGYWAGAVVEHDPTFIRSWADELLLLSVAGALLLLACAWWPRKRSAVRFLLPVAVALSLVAALAAPAAYSVATTLGARTGALVLAGPVEQGTPPAQPGGGLLRVTVPGPGALEMLRADAGDYRWAAATTGANNAAGYQLGAGVPVMPVGGFNGTDPYPTLAQFKEYVAAGQIHYWITGRISHEANGGSKEPLLIRDWVEANFTGNKVDGSVFYDLTVPPSGG
- a CDS encoding glycosyltransferase; this encodes MAEESPAPYVRPRSAIALGPPAEPVDIVIPVYNEEKDLENCIRRLHGYIKDELPYAVRISIADNASTDSTPLIAERLAREFPEVHSFRLPEKGRGRALRTVWQQSPSPVLAYMDVDLSTDLAALGPLLAPLLSGHSDVSIGTRLAHGSHIQRGAKRDVISRCYNLILHTALGTHFTDAQCGFKAVRHDVADQLLPLIKDNEWFFDTELLVLAEQAGLRVAEIPVDWIDDPNSSVDVMHTAKSDLRGVGRLIVSLGTGRIPIAAVRHELSRIPPQAGTRSLFSQLVRFGAIGIASTLAYILIFWMVRQYTGAQVANFVALLTTAIGNTAANRFFTFGIRGSTGVVTHHLQGLVVFGLGWSLTAGSLFALHALAEPPPTVELAALVAANLLATVLRFVLFRNWVFPRPGRPIKDRLLTTDRAET
- a CDS encoding thermonuclease family protein, which translates into the protein MLSHFDKGVQLFGGSNTARPAKRKLAAAIATLLSVGIVATGCTSAPAAAAGKNDSRATIVRIVDGDTIVAEVSGTETTIRLLNIDTPETKDPNEPVQCLGPESTEYMKSLLAPGDMIDLEYDVQRLDPYGRTLAGVYKDDSLVNADIVAAGLGVAVLYQPNERFYAEVKAAEQDAQNAEQGLFSPSIDCTVPAMVNQATSDLEGLEEVDPESSAAAWTALAVVAAAVLAGKAKKAALAALDTGEDGVAGAVWAARKAKHLPRLDAALNRATAMESKLATTRMAMQESEKKAKAAKKAKAEAKAEATRKATAEREAKADRRAAAAAKKAAQRKAALKKRYVAPKKTYRAPVQTRKPKRSGGSYAGYTGPRCYAPGGKSWKPCG
- a CDS encoding isochorismatase family protein; its protein translation is MATFDDRQNTALLVIDTQIDVVKDGYERDAVLGNIRALVDAARSAGTPVIWVQHSDPELKRGTPGWEIVPELDPRESEALVHKNYGDSFEATDLEAVLAAAEVGHLVVAGAESDACIRSTIHGAFTRGYDVTLVGDAHTAGDRSQWGAPPPEAVIAHMNLYWQFQSAPERTAAVAKTGDVAFGR
- a CDS encoding class I SAM-dependent methyltransferase, with amino-acid sequence MTHSQHPHGQHPHGQHPHEHGATSSHGHTHGHGHSHDPSDDERMAEMLDMDATLQAAHLAEITDWVAGLGGAPETIVDLGSGTGTGTLALAERFEKATVFAVDNSEHMLGRLAAKAEARGLDGRVVGVHADLDAQWPPVGTAGLVWAASSIHHVANPDKVFAEVFAALNPGGLFAVIEMDSFPRFLPDDIGWGEPGLEERCHRLIDAQGWNSHPDWQEQLEAAGFEVEQRAFAYELAPEPAVMAPYAQLWLGRTRTGLEDKLSPGDLASIDALLDTENPAGLEHRTDLVLRGSRTVWAARRR